The nucleotide sequence CAGTATCATCATACCAAGCTGAGAGAATTGTAGCCTTAGCTAATATGATTTAGAACTCAGGAAAGGATTGATACTTTGGCACAAAAGTTCATAAAGATTAGGTATGTGGCGGTCTCCCAAGACCACTTCCAGGAAGACTCAACAGGGCTCAGCATATAGTCATACTCATGGCtatgatttattacagtgaaaggatacaaaacaaaatcaacaaagggAAAAGGTGCCTGAGCACCTGGGTTCAGAGGAAACCAGGTGCAAGCTCCCAAGAGTTCTCTCCCAGTGGAGTCACATGGGACACCTTACTTCAACACATGTGAAATGTTTTCTATCAGGAAAGCTTATTAGAGACTCAATGCCCAGGATTTTTATTGGGGGCTGGTCACATAGGCATCTTCTGCCTAGCAtgtaccaaaattccagacttccaagAGGAAAGCAGGTATGCAGCATAAGCCATGTTGTTTGTACAAAGCTTAGGCCCAGAGAGCCACTCTAACCAGGGAATGGTGGGAACCCTAAAATCCAAGTTCTCATGCAAGCCACCAGCCCATCCGTGCAAACAGGCCCTTCTATGGATATCCGTCTTAGGCCTGTTAACTCTTCTGCACGAAGGTGATCAGTGGCCTGCCACCACCGATACCTTCATAACATGCCAGTTATTTCTAGAGATGGCACATAGTTGGCCACTGTCTATTCCATCAGCCATTTCAGACCTCGCTAATCTAGAGCTCTGTTTCTTGCTAAGATTGGACAGCCTCAGGATGCTCTTCTGAGCACTCCATGGAGTCCCTACCAGTCTGGAGATGAAACCTGTCATCCCTAGTCTATAACAACTCTTCTGATATTTACATGTGCCCTGCAAGGAAAAGGCATAGAATCATGCCTGCTTGTGGCTATTCTCATTCACATAGGTAGTCACCACTGGGAACACATTTAATTAGAATGGCAGCGACTAGAAGCCTTTTTGAAGGGCCCGTGGGTGCAACAGAAAACCTTATTGACTCTCTAGACTGGAAAAAAGTCTACTACAGCACCAATTGTAGATAATGTGAGTCATTAGCAACTTGTATTGTTTGCCGATGGGACATAATGaagtgcaaccactttggaaaatgatttGGCATAATAGGTGGAACAACCCTCCAGTGCGCCATCCCTACAGCCAAGAGAGAACTTGGGCACATGCATCAGACACATGTAGAAGATGTTTGGAGTAGCAAAAGACTGTTGACAGGAGATTGGAGAAATTCATTGTGATAGAGTCACACAGTGGGATGCTACATGGcattgaaaaacaaatgaactacaCCAACAAATAGTGGTCAGAAGCgaaaccaaataaaatattatttaagcacatatatgtttgtttaaaaaaaatgcaacaaaacacacacacgctTTCTTTTAAGCAAATGGAATGATAGTGGTCACCTCTGGAGGAAGACAAGGAAATAGAACAGGGAAGAATACGGAGCTAGAAGCAAGTAATCAGCAATGTTTTAGCTCTTGGGTTGTATTGTGCATTTATAGGAGTTCACTATATCATGTTATGACTAATACATAACAGTCTTTTGCAtgtaataaataatgtttttgaaattaattgTTTTGAGTCTTAAACTATTCCCCATATTTGATGGAATATGCCTGGTGTTTTCTGACTGTGTTTGTCATAGGCCGACCTGGATATCACAGAAATAAACAGACTAACAGCAGAAGCTATTCAGACACCCTTGAAATCTGCCAAAAGTGAGTACTTTTTAGAACCCCTTGTTGAACTGGGAGAGTGGAGGCCAGGTGGTTGGCTGGCTGCTCAGAGGCCTCAGTGGTGGGGCCTCTTCCCTCTAATGCCTGGTCCTCGGTCTTGCAAATCCAAGAATGTGATTTTGGCCCACTGCATTGAGTTAATTGTATGCAGGACTAATAGTGCGCAAGCTCCCGGCCAATGTGGGAGCAAGAGtgagagtggagggagagggaaagctgTGTGGGAGCCATGACTGCCATCAGCTGCTCCAGTTAAAGAGGTTGGTGGGCCTGAGAGGCATTCCAGAACATGGTGGTAAGGCCCGCCGAGGCAGTCCCATGTGATCAGAAGGGTTGAGAGAGAATTGTGAAAGGGCCGGTATCCTCCAGGCGCCACCCCACGTTCCTGGATTCAGTGCCCGGCTGCGGAAAATCATCTCTCCCACATGCCCCACACGCTGAGAAATGCTGTCCTAGAGGGAACGTGTTTGGGAAGCCCGGTTGTAATTGGTGAGCGTGGAACCAGGACAGGATGCACTCTGTTACAGACTTTATGTTACTGTCATTAAGCTTTCATAGCTCAGTGCGTCCACATCTTGCGAGGACAGGCCTGACCCAGGGCCTGGATTTTGGGGCTGCCCTGGTCAAACCAGGGCACTTTTCCACTGGGTTGGGCCAGAAGCACTGTCCAGTTCTTATTCCATCTTGCTTCCCATCCGAATGGCCTTGTAGCGTGAGGAGAGCGTGAGGATTTTGCTTTGCCGGTGTCATGTCCCAGTGCCGCTTCCATGAGGTGATGACATGATTGGACTCAGGTGTTCCTGGAGCGCCTCCTAGTTACAGTCTTTTAGTTCACTTTGGCTTATCTCCACATTTAGGTAATACCGGTTTCTTTTCTGGATTCCACAAGTTTTGCTCAAGTGCTGGTGGAGGGGGTCTTCTGATTTCATCCCTGGGAACAGACACACCAGGACCCGAGTCAGCCAAcagtaaaaattgtttttgtgcCCTCTTGACCACTGGGCTTTGATTACATTATAAGCTActtccaaaaagagaaaggaaaaaaaaaagataaatatattatttaatgtgtCAGGAAGTAAAAAGCTAAAAATTTGTCTCGTCTgatcccccaccccgctccatGATCAGATGCTGAATTTTCTCTGTGGACTCCCTGCTCAAGATTGGCTGGCTAATGGTTGTACAGATTAGCAGTGAGACACTAACTTTCATCACTAAACAGCTGCGGTGCTTAGAAAGTTTTTTCTAATCtatgtaaatgatattttattgtaataaataaactttttttaaaaaaagtattttatttatttgacaatgagagacacagtgagagagggaacacaagcaaggggagtgggagagggagaagcaggcttcgcatggagcagggagcccgatgcagagctccatcccaggaccctgggatcatgacctgagctgaaggcagacgcttaacgactgagtcacccaggcgcccctgtaataaATAGTACTTCTTATAACATGTGTCCAGTACTGTCCAAAGGGCTTtatgttcattcattccacagacaCTTAAACACTTACAGGCACAATTCTAGGGGAAATGAAACAAGAGTAACAAAGATGCTGTTCTTGTGGAGCACATCCCAGGTCTCATAATACCCCTATGAAGTGACTActcctttttatagatgaggaaactgaagcagcaCAGTGAAAGCCCCATGACCTGGGCAGTGCTAGGACTGGGCCTCATGCTCAAGTCTAGCAGAGTCCAGCGTCTGCGCTCTCACCGGAACGCTGGGCATCACATGGGCTTCATTAACCAGTCTGGTTAGTTTTCTCTGTCTaaaccctctttaaaaaaaaaaacaaaaaactcatctTGTTTATATTCAAAGTCTATTTCTTGATTACAGCCTAAGATTGCATATGTTTTATTTCCTGTAAGAAATGTGAATGCATGAAAGTTTATTCCTATGAGAAAGATCACTTTGTTAAAACTGTTTCTTATAGCACGAAAGATAATGAAAGTGGATGAAATGAtagtggaagaagaagaagaaaataagaacaggAATCTTCAAACTGCAAGAGTAAGTAGGCACTCGGGTTTGGGGCTAGGAGCTGACAggagacaaggaaacaaaaatacctAACCTCTTCTTGCCCAACCCCACCCACCAGAGTTCACTGTTTAGTAGAGAAGAACCCATTTAAATGGCTCATAACAAAAGCGATCAGAGAAGTGTGTATAAAGCACAtagaaggcagaagaggaagcTATCAAATTTTACCTCCCTGCTTAGGGTACACCCAGGCCTTTAAAAGTGAGGGAGATTTCACTAgctggagaagaaagggaagggaagcccaGGAGGAGGTAGGAAAGTTCCTTCAAGTTCCATTTAAGGAACAGGGAGCTGTTGGGGATGACAGGGCTGTAAGCTGTGGGTGATCTGCGTACAGGAAGGCCCAACGATGAATGGCCTTGTGTGCCAGGCTCGGAAGTTTCCATTTCATCAGGTTGGTCATGGTGAGTCACAAATGGGAGAGGGGAAAAACCGGAGACAAGGAAACCAGTTGGGAGGCTGTTGTAATTcttaaactgaggcccagatccTATACACAGAGAAGGGatggttttgacaaatgtgagCAGGAccagtggaggaagggaggaagcggGGATGACTGATCCGTCTCTGGCTTAGGCTCGCCTCATCTGTGGAAGGCGGCCCACAGGAGGAAGAGCAGTGCTGGGTTCAGGTGAAGGCGAGCAGCCAGGGTGCCAATTACTTGACATGTCGAGGGATCTATCCTTTTCTGAAATTTCAGCCTGGAGCTCAGGAAGGAGTAGGAGATAGAGGCACACTGACACCCAGCGTGGGCGTCCATGAGGTTGTGCAGAGAGGGCGTGGAGGGGGAGGCTGAGGATGGGCACCTGGGGGGAAGCTGGAAGGAGGGGCTCATGCGCAGCCTGTGCAGGGACAGCCAGAGCAGCAGGGAAGATTGGGCACCCCGGGATGGCCTGAGTGACCTTCACAGCAGCATTTCATGGGGGAGCGGTGGGGGGTCCCGGCCAGGCTGCAGTCAGTTTAAAAGAGATTTACCTTTAATCTTGGCCAAAACCCTCTACTTTGAAGACCCAGGTGGTGGAAGTCCTTAATTGATCGGTCACATTCCATATTACTTAAGCCACTTACTTCTGGGAGATAGAGCGCATGTTCATCAACCCCAATTTCCGGAGTgggtccccctcccctccttttcttACTTACCCTTTACCCTCCCTCACTTTCCCCTTTTTGGGGCTTTTTATAACCACAGTGTCATTTGATTGTGAATCCAGGTCAAAAAGTGTCCTCCATCCAAGAAGAGAACCCAGTCCGTACaaggaaaaggcaaaagcaaaaggTGACGGGTTTTCCAAACGTCCGTGTGTGTTTTGGTGTTATTGGAGAGCCCCATCCCTCATGGCAGAGACGGGGGTGAAAGGGTTCTTGTGGCTTGAACTTGAGTCTCCAAGCTGGACGGGCCTCTAGAAATGATCTGACCCAACACGTTCTCCAGTTCTGCCCACGTCCTCTATCCTCCCcgactttttttgtttgttttaatgccaCCAGGGAGAGTGAAGACCAGAAACCTGTCATAAGTGCTGCAAATTTTGTTCATTTGCCTGACAGCCCACGTGCAGAGCTCCCCTGTGGCCAGTCACAAAGTGGCTTTCACCTACCTACTATAGTTGTTTCTTCAAGTGTTCCTCTTGGTCCTAGTCAGTTAAGAATCACCATCGACTTGAACTAATTATGCTGGGCCCTGCTAAACCATTTGGGATGGGGCCCGGAGGCCACATCTCAAGAAGGTTAGAATGTAGTGGCTGGGATGTGTGTCTGTGAAGGAGACTCTCCCTGAGCGGTGGACACCTCTCCCTTTCGAGGTGTCCCTCGAAAGAGGACAGGAACTCTGGCTGAGGGGCCTGCAGGGTGTCGAGAGGctgtctccttcctcctgttCCGTTAGCCTGACTGAGAGGCCGGACTCTGGAGGCTGACTGCCTAGCTTCAGAGTTCTGGCCCCACCTTCATGGGCTGTGTGATCCTGGCCAAGTTGTTTGACTCATTATGCTCGAGTTTCTGCGGCTGTAAATGAGGATCACAGCCATGTGTCCCGGGTTGTTGGGAGGGCTGCACGAGTTAGTGTACATGAGGCTCTCGGAATGCAGCCACATGGTCAGTGCCCTCCATGTGGGACCTGTGCACCTAATGGCCTCTTCTCACCTGCAGGTCAAGCCATTATAACACTATCACCCCAGCTGTGGGCCGGCTGGAGTTGTCTATGGTGAAACCAACTCCAGGCCTGACCCCCAGGTTTGACTCGAGGTGAGTAATGGGGGCAGCGCCTGCACCTGGGTGGGAGCCCAGCAGTTCACCTCAGTCCATAAGAAGGGCATGTGGGAAAACACTCAACTCCTTGGCCCGGCAAGCCCTCTTGGAAGAGGGTAGCTGTCTGGGCTTCCTagtgtctgcctctcccctgagTGCAGGCTCACCTGTTTTCAGCGACAAAATGAGTCTATTTGATGAGAGGAGAATATTCTGCCTCTGAGGACTAGGAGGCCTCTAGTGACTCTCGTTCTGCCTCTTCTGTTTCTgaccaacaaaaatattttttcaaaatgggTAGGTACTCTCCTATACCCTCGGTAAGAGTGAGAATGGGCACCACATCACACCAGGGAGACTAGTGTGACCCAGGCTGGAAGCCAATGTCTTCCACCAGGCTGGTCAACTGGATAGGAAATGCTCTGGGGCCATAAAGAAGCAGTTCTGTATGTGCTGATGGAGCAGCGTCATGACCACGGGTGTCTCCAAGCACGCTGCACGACTGTGTCCTAAATGATCCCATTTGTGTCTATATACAGAGAATGTTTCTGGAAGGCATAAGGAATTGAAAGTCGGGATCTctggggtgaggagagggaggaagacttCTTTTAATTCCCACTCTTGAACTCTTTTTTCACATGTGCATAAAGCAAAGGACATTTAGAGAAAAACAGGTAGCAGGATTTTAACTGTCTTGAGAAAGTTTATTTGGGAATTAATGTAATGATGTAATCTCTGAATCCTCCTTTTTTGACCCTGGAAAATTCCTCTTGCTGGAAGCACTTAGCCACTCTTGGAAGTGCATTAACCATAGTTTATTTCTAGctctgtggatggatggatgactggTGTCCATGCAGAGCTTGGGACCTAAGATTTCCATGGATAAGAACTGACTTTGGCTAGATGCGTGTTTAATCATTACACGCTCCCTTCTCCAGCTGTGTGTAGTCATTATCGTTTAAAAAGACTTTTTGCCCTAAATTTAGAACTCGCCTTCTTAGAAATGCAGGATTTGAAAACTACAGCTTGAGGCCAGATGGGGGTTGGAAGAGCTCATGGCGCCTTGTGTCACTCACTCTGCCAAGCCATCTTGACAGAGATCTTCCCACTTCGCAGGGTCTTCAAGACCCCGGGCCTGCGTACTCCAGCAGCCAGAGAGCGGATCTACAACATCTCCGTGAATGGCAGCCCTCTTGCCGACAGCAGAGAGATTTTCCTCACAGTGCCAGTGGGCGGTGGAGAGGTGAGCATCTCACAGGGAGGCCAGCCCGCCACGCACAGCTCCCTGGGCATTTCTTTCCTTGGCCCATCACCCACTCCTCACCCCCACAGTCCTTTGGGTCACATGGATCCTGATGTGCACATTTCTGCGGGACTCCGAACCAGTTTTCTCACCCCGGCTGGAGGCCCAGGCTGGGATCCTTGCCTGGCTCCATGTTCCGTTTGTTCATCAGCTAACATTTGGCCACCTGCCTTATGGCAGGCCCCAGGTATAGACGACATGATTCCTGCTCTTGAGAAGCCGCTCAGTAGTCGAGATAGGTTCACAGTCAAGTCTAGGGTCACAGGACACGTGCAGTAAGGGAGATACTAAAGGGAGTGCAGAGGAAGGCAGCATCAGGGTGTGTGCTCTAGGAAGGGGAACATGAGCTGTGTCTCCCACTCCGGGTAACTTGGAGGGGTTCTGACTTGGGCTGAGCCCAGTTGCCCTGAGCTGGGTAGAGCAAGTTGCGGACCTTGGGTCctaggagggaaggaaggtgtATCTCAGATATGTCTGCAGGGCACGTCTAAGCTAATGTCCGTGCCCTTAGTCCCCGGGTGGGCCAGCCACGGGCCAGTGAGAACACTGACGTCATTACCTCCTAACTGCCTCGCCgctccccgctccccctgcccaAAAGTGCAGGATATCAAGGGGACCCCTGGGGCACACTGAGGCACTGGGTGCAGGGTCCTGCCTCAAGGAACACGGCAACTGAACCACTCTACTCTCCACACAGAGCATGCGATTACTGGCGAGTGACTTGCAGAGGATGGACATCGCACAGCTGGACCCAGAGGCCTTGGGAAACATCAAGAAACTCTCCGTGAGTCTTGTAACCCTCCGCACAACGGGATACCTCCAACAGCTTGCTGTCCCTAGGATTGTCTTTTTGGCCTGGGCTTCACACTTAGCATTGTGCTGTCGTCTTTCTCCCAAGGGATTTTTAGCAGCACTTCTGTCGCTGAACTGATGTTGCCTTTCAGTCTGTCCCGGGGTGCCTGCCGCAAAAGTTCCACAGCAGAATCAAAATTCTGCCTCGTTCGGGCAGTTGGTGCCATTATGCGAAGGCGTGATCGACTGCCAGGGAGGGAAGCTTCCTGGAGGGAGGGGCTTGTTCCGAGGAGTCCCACAGAATCAAAGAAAGCGCTGGACAGCCAGGCCCCTGGAGCCGTGGGAACTTCGGTGACAGGCGTTTACGGAGCCCCATTCTGGAGCGCCGGCTCCCGTAGCGCCTCTGTCTCTGAGGCCCCCCCATGCGTGCACTTCTGTGACACTCCatcatccctccctctccacaGAGAACCCCCTCCACGCCCCGGTGCGTTCTCCTTCAGTACTGGCTTGCACACGGCTTCCGGCAGCCACACTCCCAACCCTGACGTCGCTGCCCTAATGCCCAGCACTGACTGTCCAGCTTCTTGGCTCCCCTTCAATCCTCAGGAGGGGAACTGAGTTGGTTCAGCTTTGGTCAGATGGGCCCCCGTGGTCCAGTCAGTGCCGTcccaggtgggggatgggagccCTCTGTGCAAACATGGCTGCCCCCGGCGCCCCCCCTCAGGGGGTCTGGGAAGGGTACATCCAGGGGAGCCAGCCCCGCGCCGAGGTCCCACACATACCCGGCCACCCAGATCTGGTGACGTTCATCCCCTTAGCTGCACCACCAGCCCTGCCGGCTCATCTGAGGTCTTATTTTACTCCTGTGTTCAGACGAGAAGTGGGGTTTCGGGCCAGTTCATTCGTTTGGGGTACAGAGAACGGAGGGCTGAGCTCACTCAGACTTGCCAACCCCAAATCCAGTGTCACCCAAGGGGAGTCTCTAAGTGGCTACCAGGCAGGCATGGCCAGTGCTGTCTTCACTCGGTGACCCGCCTCTTCCCTTTGTAGAGCCGCCTCGCCCAGATCTGCAGCAGCATACGGACTCACAAATGAGGCTGCCGCGCCGAGAAGCCAAACCTGACTCGATGGACCCTCAACGGGCACTTCCGGGCCTCTGAGGAGACCTCTTCCCTTCCGGCTGTTTGTTTGCGTGTGAAGTTCCAGAGCAGGGAGTGGTGTTCCTCTGGGAGAATTTGGGAAGTGGGGAGACACGCTGCTCCCCCATCGGTTAGATAAAGCTTTGTTGCTCACGCCTCCCAACCCCACTGCCTGCTGCATCCGTGCAGCCGAGATTTCCTGTCATTCTCCTGGCAGaattctccttcctgctctcagAACTGCCGCCTCTGCCTTGTGTAACCCGGCATCCTGTCTGTCCTCCAGTGGCAGTGGCGTGGGAGCACCTCAGGTCCCCAGGAAGACTGCCCGCTCCCCCTCCTCAGAGAACTCTGCATCTGCCGTTTCCGCTCCGTGTTGCTCGAGGCTGGGAGTTttaggctcagagaagtgagagCTCTCTGAGGGGAGAGGACGGGTccagggagctgggaggaagCATACAAATGGGGACAGGACAGCAGAATGGGACGTGTCCCAGCAGCGGCCACAGCTGAGCCCATCTCAGCCCGGCGGCCCCCATCCCTGCTTTCCGCTGTGGTGGATACTAAACGGGGCTTCGGGATTGAACACCCGCTGTGCCCAGTCGTTTTTTCCAAGCTGATTGTGGAACCGCGGTTTGTATTTATCCCTTTACTGAAGACCAAAAACTGGTTTGGAGGCAGCTTCCATGTCTGGCACCTCTACCTCTCTAGTTGGTAGGAATTTGGGTAAGAGCATTCTAGGGCTTAGCTTAGTCTAGGGTTTTATGTGACCAGCTGCAGAGGAACTATCTCTAAGCTCTCCATGGTCCAGTGGTCCCTGCCAGGTCCACAGACTTTGCAGAGAACACTTCCCTCTTATGGGGTTCATTGGGGGGCAGGTGTAAATTGCCTGGTGGCCTCATTCCACGTGTTTGGCCTGTGCCCCGGGCATCAGCTAGTTACTCCATACCTCGGTCCCTGCCCTGTGCCCCAGCCTGTACCTCTGCCCTGGCGAATCATGAGATGTGGTCCAAAAACATGGGAACTGGGAGTTCACTGTGTCCTCCTGTGTGGCTGTGTTCTACTCCGTGTCACTTTGCTCTGTGACCCGCCTAGCAATCCAGTCCTGTAGCTGTATTCCTTGTTTCAAGTTGTTTTATTCTCCCTTTCCTGAAACTTGTGCATATCGTGTTCCCGATTAATGGCATCTTTTAAGCTGTTGTAATTAGGGCTACTGAAAGGTACCCGTTTTCAAtaaattgtgggtttgtttttaaagatttatttatttgagagagagagagagagagagcatgaggggggagggtcagagggagaagcagactccccgccgagcagggagcccgatgcaggactcgatcccgggactccaggatcatgacctgagccgaaggcagtcgcccaaccaactgagccacccaggcacccgggttGGTTCGTTTTTAATCGATATTCAGCCTGCCTGTCCTCTCCAAGCTGTGCTACCTGGACTAGAGGCCATCTGGGAGCTGAAGCTATCCCAGTGGGGGGGCTCCGAGCAGCTGCTTTCCTCAGAAGATACGGAAACCTTCCTGTAGGCAGAATCTCTCTCATATCTGAAGATGGAGCCCTCACCCCAACACGCAGGCCATAGGTAACCCACCCCAAGTAGGTTTACCCCAACACATTTGTTCATGAGCAAGAAATTGAAACATGGGAAGTCTCTAGGCTATCTATAGTTTACACGTAGAGTCAAGGCTTGTTGGCCTGCAACAAAGCAGGGGCACAGGTAATGCAGTTTTCATGCTTCTCGCTTCCCAGAGTTCCAGGGCTCTGGCAGATCTGCCTGCCTAAAATTCTTTCTGCACTGAAAACGATCCACATGGACCTAATGGCAGAAGATAAAAATGGCTCATCTAGCCCGGTCATCTGGCACTGACAGTGATGGATGGGGAAGGATCCTGTGGTCAGTGACAGCTTTGGAATAAAGGTCACTCGTTTTCAGTCACCAAACCTGAAGCTTACACCTTTTCCTTTATCATCTGGGGCGGTGTCAAGAAGAGCCTGGTATCAAGGAAACACTTAGGACCCAACCTGCTTGACCAAGAGCCATCCTCACCCTATTTCATTCCACTTGCACCACTGCCTAAATGAACCCAGGTGTAGGGAATGTGTAGTACGTAGCAGGTGCCGTACAGGTGCCAGTCATGTGATGAAGATAGAGCAGCCTTTCATTCCATATAAGGGGCGGACTTGGAGGGTAATGAATTCCCCACCCATCCCCCGATTTAAAGCATGGTCTGAACTATCACAGGGTTGGGATGttgcaaagaaaatttaaatcataCTGCCAGCCCACAAACCAAACAGGCTTACTTtcactggattttgttttttcaagttagttacaatttaaaaattgcgAGATTTCACAAAAATGCTAGCCTCCAAAAAATAAGATCTGATAGCAGCCAGCTGGAGCGGAGAGCAGCTTTCCTTAGAGAATCCTCTCCCCATTCAAAACAACCCCTGGTAGATCACTTCCCTTTGTTACATGCCTCGCCCCGGTAGGCAGTTTACTTTGTACCCTCTGCTGTGTGGATGAAGGGAATAAAAGCAGAGTTGCTCTGGGTTGGAGGGAGCATGGGGCTCCGAGTCCTCCCCTTTACCAGGGCACCTGAGGCAGCCGCCAAG is from Zalophus californianus isolate mZalCal1 chromosome 4, mZalCal1.pri.v2, whole genome shotgun sequence and encodes:
- the CDCA8 gene encoding borealin — translated: MAPARKGGSRVAKTNSVRSRKLASFLRDFDREVQIRSKQIQSDRQNLLKEMDNLYNIEILRLPKALREMNWLDYFALGGNKQALEEAATADLDITEINRLTAEAIQTPLKSAKTRKIMKVDEMIVEEEEENKNRNLQTARVKKCPPSKKRTQSVQGKGKSKRSSHYNTITPAVGRLELSMVKPTPGLTPRFDSRVFKTPGLRTPAARERIYNISVNGSPLADSREIFLTVPVGGGESMRLLASDLQRMDIAQLDPEALGNIKKLSSRLAQICSSIRTHK